Proteins from a single region of Psychrobacter cryohalolentis K5:
- a CDS encoding UTP--glucose-1-phosphate uridylyltransferase, whose protein sequence is MKKITHAVIPVAGFGTRMLPLSKSVPKELLPLGKRPAIHYVVAEAIAAGIKHIVLVGHAQKSAIENYFDLNAELDNQLRVKGKNELADSLNWLPDDVTISMIRQGQPLGLGHAVLAARPIIGKHDFAVLLPDVVLDPFNGDMSADNLAFMIDAFSVDNHSQILVDKVTDEDVHKYGIAQLSEALMDEGDIDDKTDKNVSFKVAGFVEKPNLSDAPSRLAVVGRYVFSHHIFDYLANTQASVGGEIQLTDAIDALISEYGVNVTTMRGNSYDAGDMRSYMQAFIYFAQQQLADEE, encoded by the coding sequence ATGAAAAAAATTACTCACGCGGTGATACCCGTTGCAGGCTTTGGTACTCGTATGTTGCCATTGTCTAAATCCGTACCTAAAGAGCTATTGCCGCTTGGTAAACGTCCTGCCATCCATTATGTGGTGGCAGAAGCTATTGCTGCCGGTATTAAGCACATTGTCTTGGTTGGTCATGCACAAAAAAGTGCTATTGAAAATTACTTTGATCTCAATGCCGAGCTTGACAATCAATTGCGTGTTAAAGGTAAGAACGAGCTAGCAGACAGCTTAAACTGGCTACCAGATGATGTAACTATATCGATGATACGTCAGGGTCAGCCATTGGGTTTAGGTCATGCGGTGCTTGCCGCACGCCCAATCATTGGTAAGCATGATTTTGCAGTACTGCTGCCAGATGTGGTGCTTGATCCTTTTAATGGTGATATGTCTGCTGACAATTTGGCGTTTATGATTGACGCTTTTTCTGTAGATAACCATTCGCAAATATTGGTCGATAAAGTAACCGATGAAGACGTACATAAATACGGTATCGCTCAATTAAGTGAAGCGCTTATGGATGAGGGCGATATAGATGATAAAACAGATAAGAATGTCAGTTTTAAAGTGGCAGGTTTTGTAGAAAAGCCAAATCTCTCTGATGCGCCATCCAGACTCGCTGTGGTTGGTCGTTATGTCTTTAGTCATCATATTTTTGATTATCTGGCGAATACCCAAGCCTCAGTTGGCGGAGAAATTCAACTGACGGATGCTATTGATGCGCTTATCAGTGAGTATGGTGTCAATGTCACGACCATGCGTGGTAACAGTTATGATGCTGGCGATATGCGCTCTTATATGCAAGCCTTTATATATTTCGCTCAGCAGCAACTAGCCGATGAAGAGTAG
- a CDS encoding ComEA family DNA-binding protein produces the protein MNATNKSLLIKWLAIKWSFIKWQHANLFKNVAIFLVGMVSIMAMLSHPVFAAPCFDNAQSAYNYILTQETAQTQARMQSIININRATEGELTLLHGIGSNKAQAIILYREMFGSFRTVDELTKVKGIGAKTVDKNRGRLTVQD, from the coding sequence ATGAACGCGACTAATAAAAGCTTGCTTATTAAATGGTTAGCCATCAAATGGTCGTTTATTAAATGGCAGCATGCTAATTTGTTTAAAAATGTAGCCATTTTTTTAGTAGGCATGGTTTCTATCATGGCTATGCTGTCTCATCCTGTCTTTGCCGCCCCTTGTTTTGATAACGCCCAAAGTGCTTATAACTACATATTGACGCAAGAGACAGCACAAACTCAAGCACGTATGCAGTCAATCATTAATATTAATCGAGCAACAGAAGGTGAGCTTACGTTGCTACATGGTATCGGTAGCAATAAGGCGCAAGCCATTATCCTATATCGTGAGATGTTTGGCAGTTTTAGAACGGTTGATGAATTGACAAAGGTAAAGGGTATTGGCGCAAAAACCGTTGATAAAAATCGAGGACGTTTGACCGTGCAAGATTAA
- the pcnB gene encoding polynucleotide adenylyltransferase PcnB — translation MAERAAKQLELNKSELPNSITEVIATLTRAGFDAYIVGGGVRDTLLGLRPKDFDAVTDAKPHEIKDVFGKRCRIIGRRFQLAHVYSGRELIEVATFRGPPINDSNTNQDGMILRDNVWGDIKQDFARRDFSINALYYQPLKGIVHDFCDALEDIDNKIIRLLGNAPIRIEEDPVRLLRALRFKAKLGFEFDSELAAQFHDGNWSLLEQISPHRLYDETQKMFTGGYLVPLLPLLFDSGAIDSLIIYPPSEPSALVKQVAINTDKRIAAGKSINPAFFYAALLWENYLHQLEKAKKRNMPFADAQMHAAGKVIDRQRIKTAIPKFAEQFIRDIWILQPKLAAPRSKQIVQLSEHPRFRAGFDFLLLREQCGDAEHPLSESTNDMGEWWQTYQTLTEQQQDQAIDDFDENIRRGAYKQGQRGRGRNRQKQQHSNDNAKLSQLDNDYQGKALSNGHAKPAMVNDASNVPSRRRRASQHTSANSKSYSPQQLTQDNNELAQLQQLSLASSNNGSNQQHMPKPAPLFVIEHSNVVPPLKKQLSGSDKALPKATQKAPIQKVLEQATVSKKASADSQSQLQEKAVNKASDLTNRSHTPKESVNTQVSSTNARSSAYAERNVAQSPALVSMNNEPIPHKRRRRQPTVIENSGIVAEASSAKEATTIDTSSNEKSSGKYAKKVPKPAVHSTDNVIDKAPKPAKASSTKSTKAKRDASGQSATNQSSNEQQDANKVANSNMNANKGPVPSKRRRRQPSVNDV, via the coding sequence ATGGCCGAGCGTGCCGCCAAGCAGTTAGAACTGAATAAATCTGAATTACCCAATTCTATTACCGAAGTAATCGCAACCCTAACCCGAGCTGGGTTTGACGCCTATATCGTCGGTGGTGGCGTGCGTGATACCTTGCTAGGACTGCGTCCAAAAGATTTTGACGCGGTCACTGATGCCAAGCCTCATGAGATTAAAGACGTCTTTGGTAAGCGCTGCCGTATTATCGGTCGCCGTTTTCAGTTGGCGCATGTGTACTCTGGGCGTGAGCTTATCGAAGTAGCCACCTTCCGTGGTCCACCTATTAATGATTCTAATACCAATCAAGACGGTATGATTCTGCGCGACAATGTATGGGGTGATATCAAACAAGACTTTGCCCGTCGTGATTTTTCTATTAATGCCCTTTATTATCAGCCGCTCAAAGGCATAGTTCATGATTTTTGCGACGCGCTTGAAGATATTGATAATAAAATTATCCGTTTATTAGGCAATGCGCCGATTCGTATCGAAGAAGATCCGGTCAGATTGCTGCGTGCCTTGCGTTTCAAAGCAAAATTGGGTTTTGAGTTTGATAGCGAATTAGCCGCACAGTTCCATGATGGCAACTGGTCATTACTTGAACAAATCTCTCCGCACCGTCTATATGATGAAACGCAAAAGATGTTTACCGGTGGTTATTTAGTACCATTATTACCGTTATTGTTTGATTCAGGCGCGATTGATAGTCTTATCATTTATCCGCCTTCTGAGCCAAGTGCCTTAGTTAAACAAGTCGCTATTAATACCGACAAACGTATTGCTGCTGGCAAAAGTATCAACCCAGCATTCTTTTATGCCGCTTTGCTGTGGGAGAACTACTTACATCAACTAGAAAAAGCCAAAAAGCGCAATATGCCTTTTGCGGATGCACAAATGCATGCAGCAGGCAAAGTGATTGATCGTCAACGTATCAAGACTGCCATTCCAAAATTTGCTGAACAGTTTATTCGTGATATCTGGATATTGCAGCCAAAACTGGCCGCGCCGCGTAGCAAACAGATTGTACAGCTATCTGAGCATCCACGTTTTCGTGCCGGTTTTGATTTCTTATTATTGCGCGAGCAGTGCGGCGATGCAGAGCATCCACTTTCTGAATCGACTAATGATATGGGCGAGTGGTGGCAGACCTATCAAACCTTGACTGAGCAGCAGCAGGATCAAGCGATTGATGACTTTGATGAAAATATCCGCCGCGGTGCTTATAAACAAGGTCAGCGTGGTCGTGGACGCAATCGTCAAAAGCAGCAGCATTCGAATGACAATGCTAAGTTGAGTCAGTTGGATAATGACTATCAAGGTAAAGCGCTGAGTAATGGTCATGCAAAACCAGCAATGGTTAATGATGCCTCAAATGTGCCATCACGTCGTCGCCGTGCCAGTCAGCATACTTCTGCTAATAGTAAAAGTTATAGCCCGCAGCAACTCACACAAGACAATAATGAGCTGGCACAGTTGCAGCAATTGTCTTTGGCGAGCAGTAATAATGGTAGCAATCAGCAGCACATGCCGAAACCTGCACCATTGTTTGTCATAGAACACAGCAACGTCGTACCGCCTTTGAAAAAGCAGCTATCTGGTTCAGATAAAGCACTGCCTAAAGCGACGCAAAAAGCGCCTATTCAAAAAGTGCTTGAGCAAGCAACAGTTAGTAAAAAGGCATCGGCTGATAGTCAATCGCAGCTGCAAGAAAAAGCTGTTAATAAAGCGAGTGACTTAACTAATAGATCGCATACACCAAAAGAGTCAGTGAATACTCAGGTGTCTTCAACTAATGCTCGTAGCTCCGCTTATGCAGAGCGCAACGTCGCGCAGTCACCAGCACTTGTTAGTATGAATAATGAGCCGATACCGCACAAGCGCCGTCGTCGTCAGCCTACTGTGATTGAAAATAGTGGTATTGTCGCAGAGGCTAGCAGTGCTAAAGAAGCAACGACAATAGACACCAGTAGTAATGAGAAATCATCTGGGAAGTACGCAAAAAAAGTGCCTAAACCAGCTGTTCACTCTACTGATAACGTCATTGATAAAGCACCGAAACCCGCTAAAGCATCAAGTACTAAGTCTACTAAAGCTAAACGAGACGCTAGTGGTCAAAGTGCTACTAATCAAAGTTCTAACGAACAGCAAGATGCTAATAAAGTAGCTAACAGTAATATGAATGCCAATAAAGGTCCTGTGCCATCGAAACGTCGCCGTCGTCAGCCAAGCGTCAATGACGTTTAA
- the mazG gene encoding nucleoside triphosphate pyrophosphohydrolase: MNSLENKITAPTLVQGTPEASGELADLLSLMARLRSDCPWDKKQSNHSLIPYAIEEAYELGEAVQSNDDEDIKGELGDVLLQVVFHCQMYAEQERFDMIDVITTLQEKLIRRHPHVFEAETLKDEAAVKERWDEIKVEEQQARAVRGKPQRRLDNTKAGSALMQAQDVQKQASKLGFDWEGVSGAFDKLDEEIAELKTEILDKPQVEIKTNIREIEKELGDCMFALVNVARKLDLDAETATLTCVHKFKSRFGYIEDQLAAAGKRLEDSDINEMDALWEAAKQHERD; the protein is encoded by the coding sequence ATGAATAGCTTAGAAAATAAAATAACAGCGCCTACACTGGTACAAGGAACGCCAGAAGCAAGTGGCGAATTAGCGGATTTGTTGTCCTTAATGGCGCGGTTGCGTAGCGATTGTCCATGGGATAAAAAGCAAAGCAATCATAGCTTAATTCCGTATGCGATTGAAGAAGCCTATGAGCTCGGCGAAGCGGTACAAAGTAATGATGATGAAGACATCAAAGGCGAGCTTGGCGATGTGCTGCTGCAAGTGGTTTTTCATTGTCAGATGTACGCTGAACAAGAGCGCTTTGATATGATTGATGTGATTACCACTTTACAAGAAAAGCTGATTCGCCGGCATCCGCATGTGTTTGAAGCAGAAACGCTTAAAGATGAAGCCGCGGTAAAAGAACGCTGGGATGAGATTAAAGTAGAAGAGCAACAAGCCCGCGCCGTACGTGGCAAACCACAGCGTCGTTTGGACAATACCAAAGCAGGTAGTGCGCTGATGCAGGCGCAGGATGTGCAAAAACAGGCGTCAAAATTGGGTTTTGATTGGGAAGGCGTCAGTGGCGCATTTGATAAACTCGATGAAGAAATTGCCGAGCTAAAGACCGAGATTTTAGATAAGCCCCAAGTTGAAATCAAAACCAATATCAGAGAGATTGAAAAGGAGCTTGGCGATTGCATGTTTGCGCTTGTCAATGTGGCGCGCAAATTAGACCTTGATGCGGAAACAGCAACGCTGACCTGTGTACATAAATTTAAATCACGTTTTGGCTATATTGAAGACCAGTTAGCTGCCGCAGGCAAGCGTTTAGAAGACAGCGATATCAATGAGATGGATGCGTTATGGGAAGCGGCGAAACAACATGAACGCGACTAA
- the panB gene encoding 3-methyl-2-oxobutanoate hydroxymethyltransferase — protein MTTLSTLNKFKKDGTKFTCLTCYDAMFARMMEKAQIDTILIGDSLGMVVQGHDSTLPVTVDDMAYHTANIARSNKQALILADLPFMSYVTLPEAVVNSRKLMQAGAHVIKIEGGCELCELITTLAQAGTPTCVHLGLTPQSVNVFGGYKVQGRGNEAGQKLLDDAKAVVDAGAALLVLECVPAELAKAVTEAVAVPVIGIGAGADTDGQVLVMHDMLGMVHGRAPRFIHDFLTDERNTEHSIEGAFALYQQSVKEGSFPTEQHQFS, from the coding sequence ATGACAACGTTATCTACTTTAAATAAGTTTAAAAAAGACGGTACCAAATTTACTTGTCTGACCTGTTATGACGCCATGTTTGCGCGCATGATGGAAAAAGCGCAGATTGATACGATTTTAATCGGTGATAGCTTGGGTATGGTGGTGCAGGGTCATGATTCAACTTTGCCTGTTACGGTCGATGATATGGCTTACCACACTGCTAATATCGCCCGTAGCAATAAACAGGCGCTTATTTTAGCGGACTTACCCTTTATGAGTTATGTGACGCTGCCTGAGGCCGTTGTTAATAGCCGCAAGCTGATGCAGGCAGGCGCTCATGTGATTAAAATTGAGGGTGGTTGTGAGCTTTGCGAGTTGATTACAACATTGGCGCAAGCAGGTACGCCAACGTGCGTGCATTTAGGCTTAACACCGCAGTCGGTAAACGTTTTTGGCGGTTATAAAGTCCAAGGTCGCGGCAATGAAGCAGGTCAAAAACTCCTTGATGATGCAAAAGCTGTGGTTGACGCTGGTGCAGCGCTTTTGGTACTAGAATGCGTCCCTGCTGAGCTTGCTAAAGCAGTAACGGAAGCCGTTGCTGTGCCAGTGATAGGCATCGGGGCAGGCGCCGATACCGATGGTCAAGTATTGGTCATGCACGATATGCTCGGTATGGTTCATGGTCGCGCGCCGCGTTTTATCCATGATTTTTTGACTGATGAGCGTAACACTGAGCACAGTATCGAAGGCGCATTTGCCTTGTATCAGCAGTCAGTAAAGGAAGGTAGTTTTCCAACAGAGCAGCACCAGTTTAGCTAA
- the pgi gene encoding glucose-6-phosphate isomerase: protein MNDTKDNKVYSSARHSKYWQKLKAAAESKWSLAALFAQDNTRTQRFSAQSGALYMDYSKQCLDDTVLESLLNLANSCELSARIQALLQGAMVNTSEERAALHTALRLPTTANLQLDNQDVVADVHQSLGQVERLSERVRSGTWRGFSGKAITDVVNIGVGGSDLGPLMATTALDEWADTCVEVHFVSNMDGTQLDNLLKHLNPETTLFIISSKSFGTIDTLSNAKTALSWLLATAKLRAGTEDSVLRRHFIGISANSEKMSAWGIHPEHQLQLWEWVGGRFSLWSAIGLAIAIRIGMSGFKELLAGAHSMDEHFAQADFAENLPVLLGLIAVWNSTFLQVNAHTVLPYDGRLSYLPSYLTQLEMESNGKSVTQHGDRIDYDTCPILWGEIGSNAQHAFYQLLHQGTQQVSCDFIACVRRYSDKAKNTPLQQQHELSLANCLAQSRVLAFGNAAIAETDSQIACDADKYKYYRGNQPSTTLLIDELTPHSLGALIALYEHKVYVMASIWDINPFDQWGVEMGKQMAESVHDAMQQEGNAPFDTSTNQLLKHIKQLS, encoded by the coding sequence ATGAACGATACAAAAGACAATAAAGTCTATAGCAGTGCCCGCCATTCTAAATATTGGCAGAAGCTGAAGGCAGCAGCTGAGTCGAAGTGGTCATTAGCTGCCTTGTTTGCACAAGATAATACGCGTACCCAACGTTTTAGTGCTCAAAGTGGGGCGCTGTATATGGACTACAGCAAGCAATGTTTAGATGATACTGTGCTAGAAAGTTTATTAAATCTGGCAAATAGTTGTGAATTGTCTGCTCGTATTCAGGCCTTGCTACAAGGGGCGATGGTGAATACCAGTGAAGAACGTGCCGCTTTGCATACTGCACTACGATTGCCCACCACAGCAAATTTACAACTTGATAATCAAGATGTAGTCGCTGATGTCCATCAAAGTTTGGGGCAAGTTGAACGCTTATCGGAGCGTGTACGCAGTGGGACATGGCGCGGGTTTTCAGGTAAAGCGATTACAGATGTTGTTAATATCGGTGTAGGGGGTTCTGACTTAGGGCCACTGATGGCAACCACTGCCCTTGATGAGTGGGCAGATACCTGTGTTGAGGTCCATTTCGTCTCCAATATGGATGGCACGCAGCTGGATAATTTGCTAAAACATCTGAATCCTGAAACCACTTTATTTATTATCTCATCTAAATCTTTTGGTACCATTGATACCTTATCCAATGCCAAAACGGCACTATCATGGCTGCTTGCAACCGCAAAGCTGCGTGCGGGCACTGAAGACAGTGTATTACGTCGTCATTTCATCGGTATCTCGGCCAATAGTGAAAAAATGAGTGCTTGGGGTATTCATCCTGAGCACCAGTTGCAGCTTTGGGAATGGGTAGGGGGCCGTTTTTCTTTATGGTCAGCGATTGGTCTTGCCATAGCTATTCGTATCGGTATGTCTGGGTTTAAAGAGCTGTTGGCAGGCGCGCATAGTATGGATGAGCATTTTGCGCAGGCGGATTTTGCAGAAAACTTACCGGTATTATTGGGCTTAATCGCAGTTTGGAATAGCACCTTTTTGCAGGTAAATGCTCATACTGTGCTGCCTTATGATGGGCGCTTAAGCTATTTACCCAGTTATTTAACTCAGCTAGAGATGGAAAGTAATGGTAAATCGGTGACCCAGCATGGTGATCGTATTGATTATGATACCTGTCCTATTCTTTGGGGTGAAATTGGTTCTAATGCCCAACATGCTTTTTATCAGCTGCTACATCAAGGAACGCAGCAAGTCTCTTGTGATTTTATCGCTTGTGTACGTCGCTACAGTGATAAGGCAAAAAATACGCCACTACAACAGCAGCATGAACTGTCTTTAGCCAATTGTTTGGCTCAAAGCCGTGTACTGGCTTTTGGTAATGCTGCTATCGCTGAAACGGATAGTCAAATTGCTTGTGATGCTGATAAATATAAATACTACCGAGGCAACCAGCCTTCTACAACCTTGCTGATTGATGAACTTACTCCGCATAGCTTAGGGGCGTTAATCGCGCTTTATGAGCATAAGGTTTATGTTATGGCTAGTATCTGGGATATCAATCCATTTGATCAATGGGGCGTTGAGATGGGTAAGCAGATGGCAGAGTCCGTTCATGATGCGATGCAGCAAGAGGGTAACGCACCATTCGATACCTCAACCAATCAGCTGTTAAAACATATCAAACAGCTTTCTTGA
- the folK gene encoding 2-amino-4-hydroxy-6-hydroxymethyldihydropteridine diphosphokinase, whose protein sequence is MNTRFNDTDFDSKSIAICSWVTCYVGLGSNLVNELGAPVEHLQHAFEMMQEQEKIRTVRISSFYASVPMGPQDQPDFVNAVAGFETIFTPFELLTFCQQLEQQAKRARLRHWGERSLDVDILLYGNERISEPTLTIPHVGLHERNFVLIPLRELAPELMIVGKSIIDYPQSSDWAGLKLLEHDASSHK, encoded by the coding sequence ATGAACACGCGCTTTAATGATACTGATTTTGATAGCAAATCTATCGCCATTTGCTCTTGGGTCACTTGTTATGTTGGCTTGGGTAGCAATCTGGTAAATGAGCTTGGGGCGCCTGTTGAGCATTTACAGCACGCGTTTGAGATGATGCAAGAGCAAGAAAAGATACGCACTGTGCGTATTTCTTCATTTTATGCCTCGGTACCGATGGGACCGCAAGATCAGCCAGATTTTGTCAACGCCGTTGCTGGCTTTGAAACTATATTTACGCCGTTTGAGCTGCTGACATTTTGCCAACAGTTGGAGCAGCAAGCAAAACGCGCCCGCCTGCGTCATTGGGGTGAGCGTAGTCTTGATGTGGATATATTGTTATACGGCAATGAGCGGATTTCTGAGCCAACATTAACGATACCCCATGTGGGTTTGCATGAGCGTAATTTTGTTTTGATACCGTTACGAGAGCTCGCACCTGAGCTAATGATTGTAGGAAAGTCGATAATCGACTATCCCCAAAGCAGCGATTGGGCAGGTTTGAAGCTGTTAGAACATGATGCGTCAAGTCATAAATAA
- a CDS encoding UDP-glucose 6-dehydrogenase, translated as MSAETMDKNMPQSESNSFSDLAKESAVCVLIGHSIEAVTSAVVLASLGQQVHLYADQEILAQQLHQYGFEHHLQALWQMYTQQQHIVSYELPNNADRLIQLYEVADHSNTKAIEEQQKVNQPKSVILYWLFLDSVDSVWVEDDWITAFNHSQQQTQPFMMSGIKPLGTIDALSQRLKRAWVYYLPFVFLKDGDAYSSMLNPSLWLLGEKTSNSRHHLGMLQPLMQHARATHYANIATIEFARSSIMAMLATRVSFMNEMSRLADSQQVDIQQVSHIMGLDERVGSSYLQAGWGFGGNTLPTELLQLQQSSQAQSLAMPLLQSVIHINEDQKELIFRKFWQYFDGFIDNKTVMIWGGSYKAGSGRTAESAIHPLLALLWSYNIRTLVYSDKAQTELAALYKQQPLLELINNPYQKLNEAQAIFIISWLQENRLDIAKLNEQAMPVFDAQNALSRTQIDGLVGDYMGIGRAK; from the coding sequence ATGAGCGCCGAGACTATGGATAAAAACATGCCCCAATCTGAATCCAATTCGTTTAGCGATTTGGCAAAAGAATCTGCTGTCTGTGTACTTATTGGTCATAGTATTGAGGCGGTGACCAGTGCTGTCGTACTGGCAAGTCTTGGTCAGCAAGTGCATTTATACGCAGACCAAGAGATATTGGCGCAGCAGCTACATCAATATGGCTTTGAGCATCATTTGCAGGCACTATGGCAAATGTATACGCAGCAACAGCATATTGTTAGTTATGAGCTGCCTAATAACGCTGATAGGCTTATACAGCTTTATGAAGTAGCAGATCATAGCAATACGAAAGCTATCGAAGAGCAGCAAAAGGTAAATCAACCAAAATCAGTAATCCTATATTGGTTGTTTTTAGACAGTGTAGATTCGGTATGGGTAGAGGATGATTGGATTACCGCCTTTAATCATAGTCAACAGCAGACACAACCGTTCATGATGAGTGGCATTAAGCCGCTTGGCACTATAGATGCATTGTCTCAGCGCTTAAAGCGTGCTTGGGTCTATTATCTACCGTTCGTTTTCTTAAAAGATGGTGATGCTTATAGCTCGATGTTAAATCCGTCACTATGGCTACTCGGTGAAAAAACCTCTAATAGTCGTCATCATTTGGGTATGCTACAGCCATTAATGCAGCATGCGCGTGCTACTCATTATGCCAATATCGCGACTATCGAATTTGCTCGTAGTAGCATCATGGCGATGCTCGCAACGCGGGTCAGTTTCATGAATGAGATGTCGCGCTTGGCGGATAGTCAACAAGTCGATATCCAGCAAGTCAGCCATATCATGGGGCTTGATGAGCGCGTGGGCAGTAGCTACTTGCAGGCGGGCTGGGGATTTGGTGGTAATACGCTACCGACAGAATTGCTTCAGCTACAGCAATCAAGTCAAGCACAGAGCTTGGCCATGCCGCTATTACAATCGGTTATCCATATTAATGAAGACCAAAAAGAGCTAATATTCCGCAAGTTTTGGCAATATTTTGATGGTTTTATCGATAATAAAACGGTCATGATTTGGGGCGGCAGTTATAAAGCCGGCTCAGGACGGACGGCAGAGTCGGCGATTCATCCTTTATTGGCATTATTGTGGTCTTATAATATTCGCACGCTGGTCTATAGTGATAAAGCGCAAACGGAGCTAGCAGCGCTTTATAAGCAGCAGCCATTACTGGAGTTAATAAATAATCCTTATCAAAAGCTTAATGAGGCGCAGGCAATTTTTATTATCAGCTGGTTGCAAGAGAACCGACTAGATATTGCTAAGCTTAATGAGCAAGCGATGCCCGTATTCGATGCGCAAAATGCCTTGTCACGAACGCAGATAGATGGTCTAGTCGGCGACTATATGGGGATTGGTCGCGCTAAATAA
- a CDS encoding phosphomannomutase/phosphoglucomutase — MPTSDTNNASYATQTQFAPINIDSFKAYDIRGELGVNLDEAIAYRIGRAFAQILFERYNSADNDATAELKNLKSAIVIGSDIRHSSEQLKQATIKGMLDAGVDVIDLGMTGTEEVYFATSYYQALGGIEVTASHNPINYNGLKLVKEHSKPISADDGLAEIQALAESGQFTTANTLGNLQLLTDKSAYINHVMTFIDTDKLKPLKLVINSGNGSAGPVVDLLIEKLAQAGAPIEVIKLHHAPDGSFPNGIPNPMILANRTATQQAVLENKADLGIAFDGDFDRCFLFDEYGEFIDGSYVVGMLAQAFLNKYAGESIVYDPRVIYNTEAVIHEHNGKAVISKSGHSFIKQVMRDSGAVYGGEMSAHHYFRDFFYCDSGMIPWLLTIELLSITGKTLSELVSGYIAAYPSSGEMNFHLTTHDAQTIISAIEEKFSTENPTKSMLDGLSLNFGEWRFNLRASNTEPLVRLNIESRGDEDLLQTKTQEIQQWLASKGAVPA; from the coding sequence ATGCCCACATCCGATACGAATAATGCCAGCTATGCGACTCAAACCCAGTTCGCACCGATTAACATTGATTCATTTAAAGCTTACGATATCCGCGGCGAGCTTGGTGTCAATCTCGATGAAGCTATCGCCTACCGTATCGGCCGTGCCTTTGCCCAAATTTTATTCGAGCGTTATAACAGTGCCGATAATGATGCTACCGCTGAACTGAAAAACTTAAAATCAGCTATCGTTATTGGTAGCGATATTCGCCATTCAAGTGAACAGTTAAAACAAGCGACTATCAAAGGCATGCTAGATGCTGGCGTCGATGTTATCGACTTGGGAATGACAGGTACAGAAGAGGTGTATTTTGCCACCAGCTACTATCAAGCGTTGGGCGGTATCGAAGTCACTGCCAGTCATAATCCGATTAATTATAATGGCTTAAAATTGGTCAAAGAGCACTCAAAACCGATTAGCGCCGATGATGGTTTGGCAGAGATTCAAGCGTTGGCGGAATCGGGGCAATTTACCACTGCTAACACCTTAGGCAACCTACAATTACTGACGGATAAAAGCGCCTATATCAATCATGTGATGACTTTCATCGATACTGACAAATTAAAACCACTTAAACTGGTTATTAATTCAGGCAATGGCAGCGCCGGTCCCGTGGTTGATTTATTAATCGAAAAGTTAGCACAAGCTGGCGCACCGATTGAAGTCATTAAACTGCATCATGCCCCTGACGGTAGTTTTCCAAATGGCATCCCTAATCCGATGATTTTGGCTAATAGAACCGCCACCCAGCAAGCGGTGTTAGAAAATAAAGCCGACCTTGGGATTGCCTTTGATGGCGATTTTGACCGCTGCTTTTTATTCGATGAATACGGCGAATTTATCGATGGTAGCTATGTCGTTGGGATGCTGGCGCAAGCCTTTTTAAATAAGTATGCAGGCGAGTCGATTGTTTATGATCCACGGGTGATTTATAACACCGAAGCCGTCATCCATGAGCATAACGGTAAGGCGGTTATTAGTAAATCTGGGCACTCATTTATCAAGCAGGTGATGCGTGATTCTGGTGCGGTTTATGGTGGCGAGATGTCAGCGCATCATTATTTTCGCGATTTTTTCTACTGCGATAGCGGTATGATTCCTTGGCTGCTGACCATTGAGCTATTATCGATTACCGGTAAAACCTTGTCAGAATTGGTCAGTGGTTATATTGCAGCCTATCCAAGCTCAGGCGAGATGAACTTTCATCTGACCACGCATGATGCGCAGACGATTATTAGCGCTATCGAAGAAAAGTTTAGTACCGAAAACCCAACCAAATCGATGCTCGATGGTTTGAGTTTAAACTTTGGCGAATGGCGTTTTAACTTACGCGCCTCAAATACTGAACCATTAGTTCGGTTAAATATTGAAAGTCGCGGTGATGAAGATTTACTACAGACCAAGACCCAGGAGATTCAACAATGGCTTGCCAGTAAAGGTGCTGTACCTGCTTAA